A window of Phycobacter azelaicus contains these coding sequences:
- a CDS encoding LysR substrate-binding domain-containing protein, with protein MNFTLRQLTYFRALCAQRNFGRAAELCHVSQPALSVQIRALEEAMGGLLVERRARDVVLTPLGRQVLHQAEIVLSAADQLGRMAREQTSGQRSLALGVIPTLAPYLLPGVLAKLRATDLQLSIQVREATTERVLSGLQAGDLDAAILALPSGGQGLIEVELFQDRFLLAGSAKRLEQINAEGTEMRPQDLHSEQLMLLEDGHCLTDQALEICGMQRNTPEINMGAGSLGTLSRLVAAGFGLTLMPELAMRAECAAAEGLCVQRFPTPEPYRRIGLVRRDTTEATDWFEHLVDVVGAVGTQIVTNSRIGSEGIDAASGAADQDTN; from the coding sequence ATGAACTTCACACTCCGCCAACTCACTTATTTTCGGGCGCTGTGCGCTCAGCGGAACTTTGGCCGTGCCGCAGAGTTGTGCCACGTGTCCCAACCGGCGTTGTCGGTACAAATCCGGGCGCTAGAAGAGGCGATGGGTGGGCTACTGGTGGAGCGCAGGGCGCGGGATGTGGTGTTAACGCCGCTGGGACGTCAGGTTTTGCACCAGGCGGAGATCGTTTTGTCTGCTGCCGACCAACTGGGGCGTATGGCGCGTGAGCAGACCAGTGGCCAACGCAGCCTTGCTTTGGGTGTCATTCCGACGCTTGCCCCTTATCTGCTGCCGGGCGTTCTGGCCAAGTTGCGCGCAACGGATTTACAGCTGTCCATTCAGGTTCGTGAGGCGACGACAGAAAGGGTTCTTTCCGGTCTTCAAGCCGGCGATCTGGATGCCGCGATCCTGGCCTTACCCAGTGGCGGGCAAGGGTTGATTGAGGTGGAGCTGTTTCAGGACCGGTTCCTCCTTGCCGGTTCCGCCAAGCGCCTTGAACAAATCAATGCGGAAGGCACAGAGATGCGCCCGCAGGATCTTCACTCGGAACAGTTGATGCTGTTGGAGGACGGTCACTGCCTGACCGATCAGGCGCTGGAGATCTGCGGTATGCAGCGCAACACACCTGAGATCAATATGGGTGCAGGTTCTCTGGGTACGTTGTCACGACTGGTGGCGGCCGGCTTCGGGCTGACATTAATGCCGGAGTTGGCAATGCGCGCTGAATGTGCCGCCGCCGAAGGGTTGTGTGTGCAGCGGTTCCCGACGCCTGAACCTTATCGCCGGATCGGATTGGTGCGGCGCGACACGACCGAGGCGACAGACTGGTTCGAACACTTGGTCGATGTAGTTGGAGCAGTCGGAACACAGATCGTTACGAACAGCCGGATCGGCAGCGAAGGAATAGACGCCGCATCCGGGGCAGCAGACCAAGATACCAACTGA